CAAATGGCGCCAGTGTTAAAGACCCAACCAGCATGGCACCTATTATAGCGAGCTGGCCATCGTAGGGTAAATTCATTCCCGCTGCATCAATGGCACTGGTCGCAAAAATCAGTACCGGAATATAGAGCGGCAGGATTAGCAGGCTCAGCAATACACCGCCTTTACGCAATCCCACCGTTAGTGCCACACCAATGGCACCCAGCAGACTCAGCACCGGCGTACCCAGTGCCAGTGTGGACATCAGCGCACCGTAGCTGTTGTCCTCAAGGTGAAGCAGTACCGCCAGTAAGGGGGAAACCAAAATCAGCGGCACACCGGTAAGTAGCCAATGAGCCAGCACTTTTGCCAGTACCGTCAGATAGAGCGGCTGTGGGCTAAGCAACATTTGCTCGAGGGAGCCGTC
The window above is part of the Shewanella litorisediminis genome. Proteins encoded here:
- the ccmB gene encoding heme exporter protein CcmB; this encodes MKRGISYTQAFGTVLKRDLKIAIRHRGDIFNPLLFFVMVVTLFPLGIGPEPQVLTRIAPGIIWVAALLASMLSLERLFKADFSDGSLEQMLLSPQPLYLTVLAKVLAHWLLTGVPLILVSPLLAVLLHLEDNSYGALMSTLALGTPVLSLLGAIGVALTVGLRKGGVLLSLLILPLYIPVLIFATSAIDAAGMNLPYDGQLAIIGAMLVGSLTLAPFAIGASLRVSTN